The genomic window TGGAAGACATGATCGTCATCCTTTCCGGCCGCCAGGTGCGGCCTGTAATGTTGCACACCGGCGGCATGTTATTTGCGCCGAAGCACCATACCGGCGTGATGGAGCGTATTGCCGTCGGCGGTGAAGCCGGTGTCGTCCCAGTATTCGATGTGGCTGCCGGTGACTTCGTAGCGGCCTTGGTGGGCGCTCTCTCGGCTGCCGCGTGCCTCGTCGTAGCGGCCGCTGGGCAGAAGTTCGTGGCGGATGCGGCCGTCGTCCGTGACCCACATGCCGATATAGGGATGTTGTTGCATGGTGTTCTCGCTTACTGCTCCCTCGCAGGGATGGTGTCGCTGACGACAGGAAGATAGCGATCTCAATCCGCGTGATTAAGTTGCCAATCCGAGATGCCTTGGTTAGAAGTGCTAACCAATGGCCGATGATCTCGAAGGCATTTCAGTTTTCCTTGCCGTGGCGGAGGCGCGGAACTTCCGCCTGGCCGGCGAACGGCTCGGCGTCACCCGCTCCGCCGTCAGTCAGGCCCTGCAGCGCCTCGAGGATCGGCTCGGCGTCGCCCTGGTCCAACGCACCACGCGCAGCGTCAACCTCACCGAAGCCGGCGAAGTGTTCCTCGATACCGTTCGTCCCTCGGTCCGGCAGGTCAGGGATGCTATGCAGACGGTGCGGGAAATGCAGGCGCGTCCAAGCGGCCTGTTGCGGATCACGGTATCCTCGATCGCAGAAAGCTTCCTGTCCGGCACATTGCTCGCCGGCTTCATCGAAGCCTGCCCGGACATCAAACTCGATATCACCATCACCGATGAGGAATTCGATATCGTGGAGGCCGGCTTCGATGCCGGTGTCCGGCTCGGCGAGGTGATCGAGCAGGACATGATCGCAATTTCAGTCTCCAAGCCACAGCGGCAATGCCCAGTCGCGTCTCCCGCTTATCTCAAGCGCCGCGGCCATCCCACCCATCCCCGTGACCTGCAGAACCACGCCTGCATCGGCTGGCGGCCGCGCCCCGACACGGCGCCTTATCGCTGGGAATTCACCGAAAACGACCGCGACTTTGACGTCGCCGTCGATCCGGCCGTGACGACCAACGACATGGGAATGATGATCCGCATGGCCTGTGCGGGAGCCGGTATCACCTTCGGCATGGTGGAAACCTTCCAGCCTTATTTCGATCGCGGGGACCTCGTGCCACTGCTGGAAGATTTCTGTCCGCCCTTTCCGGGTTTTTACCTCTACTATCCCAGACGCCAGAGGCAGCCGCTGAAGCTGCGTGCGCTGGTCGATTACCTGCGGAAGGTGGAGGGGCGATGACGCTCGGGGGAACCATCGCTACCGTATGACGCGAGGAACATGCGCACGCCGGCTGCGGCATGACGTTGAAGCTCCGCCGGTTTCGGAATGGCGCCGTCGCCCAGGAGCATGGCACGGTTCAGCGGTTCGCCCATGATTAACCAGTTGAATTGCGAAGCCGCAACGCCCGGATCATCAATCGTCAACAAACCGCGATCGGCCAGGCGTTTGAGCGTCACGGCGAACGCCGCCATTGCGCGTTTGGGGCCGCCGTCAAAGAGGGCCTTTGCCAATTCGGGGAAGCGGTCGACCTCGCCAATGACCAGGCGACGCAATTGCATCACGCGCGGCGTCAGCACGATGGCAAGCTGCCGGTTCGCATAACGCTGGAGATAATCAGCAACGTCTTCGCCCTCAGCCAGATCAGGCGTTTCATTGTGGACGCCGTCGCTTGCCTGGTTGGTCATGCTGCTCACGATCTCCACGAACAGCGTCTCCTTGCTTGGAAAGTTTTTGTAGACCGTCTGTTTCGACACTGCCGCAAGCGCTGCGATCTCGTCCATGTTGGTGGCCAGGTAGCCTTTTTGCAGAAACGTTTCCGTGGCTGCTTTGAGGATGGCTTGCCGCTTCTGCGCTGACCGGTCCGACGATTTGAGCCCTTCCGTGGCCATAAGCTTGTTCCCCTATCCGTTGACTCACAGTACTGGACGGTCTAGTTTGATTCAAGCGCAAATCCGACAGGAGCATCAATCATGTACGTCCAGTTTGCCGAACTTCCGGTGTTCGACCAAGATCGAGCCAAGGCATTTTACGTGGATGCCTTTGACTGCCAGGTAGCCGCCGACCAGCCCATGGGCAAGGACGGCTGGAGGTGGATCGAACTCCGGTTCGCTGGCGCGGAAACGACATTGCATTTCCTCAGACGCGGGAATGAGGCTCGTTCCAATGAGCCTGTTCTTGTCTTTGTGGATGATGATGTCGAGGCCACCGTCGAGAGACTCAAATCGCGAAATGTCGAAATCGTGTCAGAACCACAAAGGGCGCCTTGGCAACCGGGACGCACCATTGCGGAATTTCGGGACAGCGAAGGCAACCGCATCATGATCGCCAGCCGATGATATCAAATCCCCACCTGACCGCGTCTTGTTCGTGTGGCAGGGTCGAGCTCAAAGTGTTCGGCGCGCCAATCGTCAGCAACGTCTGCTACTGCGACGATTGTCAGAAGGGCTCGCACCAAATCGAGGAACTACCTGGTGCAGGCCCCGTAGGCGATCCTGATGGTGGAACGGCCTATGTCCTTTACCGAAAAGACCGCATCGAATGCTCAACCGGGAGCGCGCTCTTAAAAAACTACAAGCTCAAAGAGAATTCGGCGACCAACAGGGTTGTCGCAACCTGCTGCAATTCGGCAATGTACATGAGCTTCGACAAGGGCCCGTTCTGGGTTTCGGCATACAGGGCTCGGTTCCGAGGAGACCTGCCACCCTTGCGGATGCGAATCTGCACGAAGTTCAAGCCCGACGACGTCATCCTTCCGAATGACCTCCCGAGCTATCGAGGTTACCCCTTGCGGTTCATGGCAAGGCTTTTGGCCTCGGGGGCCGCAATGTTATTGGGTCGTTGAACTTCGGCTGCCCGCCTCGCCGATCCGCGGCGTGCTGGGCAACCATAGTCGGCGCCGATCGGTCGATTCTCGATCTTCGTTCGACGGGCCATTGAATGCGTTGACGAAAAAAATCTCCGTCTCGTTGGCGCGCCAAGATTGCGGGCGGCTGACCGCAATCTTGCCTTGCATGCCGCCAATTCGTGCGCTACATACTGAACCAAATGGTTCAGTATTCTAGACCCCGTCTCGATGCCTCATTCGCTGCGCTGTCGGACGCCACCCGACGCGGCGTGTTGGAGCAACTCGGACGTGCAGACGCTTCGATCACGGAGCTTGCCGAGAAGTTCCACATGACCCTCACGGGCATGAAGAAGCACGTCGGCGTCTTGGAGCAGGCGGGACTCGTCACTACGGAGAAGGTCGGGCGCGTGCGGACCTGCAAGCTCGGCCTACGCGGACTGGAGGAAGAGGCGGCGTGGATCGAGAGCTATCGCCAGCTCTGGGACGCACGCTTCGATGAGTTGGACAAGATTGTCGAGGAGTTGAAACGGAAGGAGAAAGTCGATGGACCAGGGAAGAGATAATGAATCCAAACCCATGAGTAGCGACACGACAGTCGAACGGAAGTCCGATCGTGAGCTCGTCGTTACGCGGACCTTCAACGGCCAGGTGCGCATCGTGTTCGAAGCGTGGACCAAACCCGAGCTGTTCATGCGGTGGTGGGCGCCGAAGTCGATGGGAGTGCCCATACTTTCCTGCGAGATGGATATTCGTACCGGAGGCGGGTATCGTATCGAGTTCGGCCACGATCCCTCGGAGGCTTGGGCATTCTTCGGTAAGTACATCGAAGTGATACCGAACGTGCGCCTCGTCTGGACGAATGAGGAAAGTGACGGTGGCGCCGTAACCACGGTGACCTTCGAGGAACAAGGCGACAAGACGCTGCTGGTCCTGCACGAACTTTATCCCTCGAAGGAAGCTCTCGACGAGGCCATCGCCGGGATGGAGGGTGGCCTGCCCGAGCAGTTCGAGCAGTTGGACGAGCTTCTCGTCATCCTGGGCGCGAGCGCCGGAGGGTCATGACGCGCCTCAGATATTGAGGGGCGAACGGGAACGAGGTTCAGACGGCGACGAAAATTGCCGCCGAAACTAGGCTATTGCCCCCGTTCGTGTCCCTCACTCCCACTCGATTGTTCGAAGCCCATCTAGGTCGTTGATCTAGCTGGGTTTTTTCTTGTTTGACGCGCGAAAAACCGACCCACGGGCCGTCAAAATGTTACGGTGTTGATTTCAAAGGAAAAATCGCACAAAAAATATTTTGAGCGGTTTCGGTATCTATCGAGGTCGATCGCCCCTCGGAACTGATTTTCGGCTGCTTGGCGTCGCTCCAGAGCCCACCGAAAAGTA from Rhizobium sp. Pop5 includes these protein-coding regions:
- a CDS encoding LysR family transcriptional regulator — encoded protein: MADDLEGISVFLAVAEARNFRLAGERLGVTRSAVSQALQRLEDRLGVALVQRTTRSVNLTEAGEVFLDTVRPSVRQVRDAMQTVREMQARPSGLLRITVSSIAESFLSGTLLAGFIEACPDIKLDITITDEEFDIVEAGFDAGVRLGEVIEQDMIAISVSKPQRQCPVASPAYLKRRGHPTHPRDLQNHACIGWRPRPDTAPYRWEFTENDRDFDVAVDPAVTTNDMGMMIRMACAGAGITFGMVETFQPYFDRGDLVPLLEDFCPPFPGFYLYYPRRQRQPLKLRALVDYLRKVEGR
- a CDS encoding SRPBCC family protein gives rise to the protein MDQGRDNESKPMSSDTTVERKSDRELVVTRTFNGQVRIVFEAWTKPELFMRWWAPKSMGVPILSCEMDIRTGGGYRIEFGHDPSEAWAFFGKYIEVIPNVRLVWTNEESDGGAVTTVTFEEQGDKTLLVLHELYPSKEALDEAIAGMEGGLPEQFEQLDELLVILGASAGGS
- a CDS encoding helix-turn-helix transcriptional regulator, which codes for MVQYSRPRLDASFAALSDATRRGVLEQLGRADASITELAEKFHMTLTGMKKHVGVLEQAGLVTTEKVGRVRTCKLGLRGLEEEAAWIESYRQLWDARFDELDKIVEELKRKEKVDGPGKR
- a CDS encoding TetR/AcrR family transcriptional regulator — translated: MATEGLKSSDRSAQKRQAILKAATETFLQKGYLATNMDEIAALAAVSKQTVYKNFPSKETLFVEIVSSMTNQASDGVHNETPDLAEGEDVADYLQRYANRQLAIVLTPRVMQLRRLVIGEVDRFPELAKALFDGGPKRAMAAFAVTLKRLADRGLLTIDDPGVAASQFNWLIMGEPLNRAMLLGDGAIPKPAELQRHAAAGVRMFLASYGSDGSPERHRPSTFRR
- a CDS encoding VOC family protein, with translation MYVQFAELPVFDQDRAKAFYVDAFDCQVAADQPMGKDGWRWIELRFAGAETTLHFLRRGNEARSNEPVLVFVDDDVEATVERLKSRNVEIVSEPQRAPWQPGRTIAEFRDSEGNRIMIASR